GCATTGTTGTTTTTCTCCTTTATTTTTTGAGCTGTGTTACTGACGGGTTCTGAACCGTCTTGAAACCCATGTTCTACTTATACGTCGAATGAATTTCCGCAAATTCGACATGTGCCGGATGAGCTTTAAACTTGTAACCGATAGTGAAGCACGACAATTCCGCAGTCAAACGGTGTTGATTTGACCAAAGTGAATTTTTGGTTATGGTTTAAGTCTTTGAATATGGCTAGGCCGTTTCCAATTGCGGCGGGATTGATGAACAAATGAAATTCGTCGATCAACCCTGCTTTGATCAAGGAAGCATCAAACGAAGCGCCGCCGTAAACGATAATGTCCTTGCCGTCCCGGCGTTTTAGCTTGTTGATTTCCTCAGTAAGGTCGCCTGTTGCTATGTCTGTATTTGGCCATTTCGATTCATTCAGTGTTTTCGTGAAAACAACTTTTGGCGTTTCTATCATCCGTTTGGCAAACGGATATTCGGGGGAATCGGGTTTGCCCATTACGTTTGTCCAGTGTGAAATAAAGCCCTCTGTCATTTTCCTTCCCAGTATTATGGTGTCAATAGAATCCGTTAATTCATCTACATAATTCTTGAGCTTGTCGTCCCAATTCCACACCATCCAATCCAGCTCTCCATTGGGTCCTCCAATGTAACCATCTATACTCATTTGAACCTGAAGTTTTAACCTTTTCATGATTGCTCACCTCCT
The DNA window shown above is from bacterium and carries:
- a CDS encoding dihydrofolate reductase family protein; translation: MKRLKLQVQMSIDGYIGGPNGELDWMVWNWDDKLKNYVDELTDSIDTIILGRKMTEGFISHWTNVMGKPDSPEYPFAKRMIETPKVVFTKTLNESKWPNTDIATGDLTEEINKLKRRDGKDIIVYGGASFDASLIKAGLIDEFHLFINPAAIGNGLAIFKDLNHNQKFTLVKSTPFDCGIVVLHYRLQV